The DNA region CGTTTTCTGCCCAGTCAATTGTCATGACGATCTTTGTCGTGCTCATCGGCACAGCGCTGGCGTTTACCGCGTTTTTGCAGGGCACGGCAATTGTGGGACCGGCGCGCGGCAATATGCTGGGCTGCGTGGAGCCGCTGACTGCCACCCTGACAACGGCGCTGTTCATGCACACGGCATTTGCCGGTATGGATTTGATTGGCTTTGCATTTATTTTGGCAACCGTCTTTATTTTGGCGAAAAAGGCATAAAACAACGGGCTTCATCGTGCGATGAAGCCCGTTTGCTGTGCCACTGTTAAAACGGCATGGTCTTTTTGGAAAAACTGCGGCTTGCCAGTGCAAACAGAACAACGGCAAGCACCAGAAGGGCAAGCGGCTGTAAGCAGGCCTGCATATTGGTCTGCAAAATGCCGGTTGGGTTGAGCAAGGTATACGGCGTGATGTAGCGCAGATACGACAGCGAACCGCCAATATTTGCCGCCAAACGCAGCATGTAAAACAGAATACATAGAGCGGCGTTGAGAAGCAGTGCTTTTCCGACGCTGTTGCAGCGGCAGGACACCAAGAAGCACAGACCGGCAAAAGTCAGCTGAAGCGCCAGAACGCAGGCAGTCAGCAGCAAAAAATGCTTGACTGCGAGCTGTCCCGGATAATAATACTCACACAGAACAATGGTTGCGAGGCAGACCACTGCAAACATGGTGAGCAGCGATGCAATCAGCACGTTGCGCTGGGTGCTTACAATGCATTTGCGGGAATTGGGAGATGCCAGCAGATACGACATCGTGCCGTTGGAGACATAGTGCGCAATGAGCTGCACAGAAAGCAGAATGGTGAACAGCATCGGCAGAGCGAGCAGCAGCATGCCATACAGATAATTCACAATAAATGCGGTAAATGTGTTGTCAAACTGCGTCATGCCGAGCAATTCCATCGCGTGCGGCTGGGACTGGACGAAATGCATCATGGCCTTTCCGGCATCCGGATCGTACATGCGAACAACGGAAAAGGCATAGAGACACATCAGTGCAGTGCATACCAGCCATAACAGACAGGAACGCTTGACGCTGTACCGAAACAAGGGGAAATTCATTTGTTTTCACCTCCGTAATAGTGCAAAAAGACTTCTTCCAGTGTCTGACCGACATTGTCCAGCGTGGATACCGGATAATTGGTGAGGATGGAGAGCAGACTGCGCAAGTCGCGGTACACGGCAATCTTGACGATGCGGCCCTCTCGTTCCAGCACGGTAATGTTTTCACGGCACAGTGCCTGTGCTGCTTCTTCGTTGTCCAGTGTGACGAGATATACGCGGCGTTCGGTTTTGCGCAGATCTTCGAGAGAGGAGACGGTTGCCAGATGACCCTTTTTGAGAATGCCGATGCGGTCACAGGTCTTTTCTACTTCGCTGAACCGATGGGAGGACATGAGAATGGTCTTTCCTTTTTTCTTTTCCTCCAAAATCAAGTCGATAAATGCGTGCTGCATGAGAAGATCCAGACTTGCCGTCGGTTCATCTAAAATAACAATGCTCGGGTCGTGCATAAATGCGCAGACCAGCGCGAGCTTTTGGCGGTCGCCCTTGGACATGCGGCGAATCGGCTGTTTGAGATCCAATTCAAAGCGGTCGGTCAGCTCCTTGACTCTGCCGCGGTTTTTCATGCCGCGATAGCG from Butyricicoccus intestinisimiae includes:
- a CDS encoding ABC transporter permease translates to MNFPLFRYSVKRSCLLWLVCTALMCLYAFSVVRMYDPDAGKAMMHFVQSQPHAMELLGMTQFDNTFTAFIVNYLYGMLLLALPMLFTILLSVQLIAHYVSNGTMSYLLASPNSRKCIVSTQRNVLIASLLTMFAVVCLATIVLCEYYYPGQLAVKHFLLLTACVLALQLTFAGLCFLVSCRCNSVGKALLLNAALCILFYMLRLAANIGGSLSYLRYITPYTLLNPTGILQTNMQACLQPLALLVLAVVLFALASRSFSKKTMPF
- a CDS encoding ABC transporter ATP-binding protein, which produces MNSIDVTGLTCDYGHGHGIFDLTFSVNAGEVFGFLGPNASGKTTTIRHLMGFARPASGSCQIEGRDCFTSASVIQQTLGYLPGDIALFPEMSGKAFVSFLARYRGMKNRGRVKELTDRFELDLKQPIRRMSKGDRQKLALVCAFMHDPSIVILDEPTASLDLLMQHAFIDLILEEKKKGKTILMSSHRFSEVEKTCDRIGILKKGHLATVSSLEDLRKTERRVYLVTLDNEEAAQALCRENITVLEREGRIVKIAVYRDLRSLLSILTNYPVSTLDNVGQTLEEVFLHYYGGENK